In the Nitrosopumilus cobalaminigenes genome, GAATTTTCAAACAACTTTTTTGAAATAGAGCATAACATATCAGTTCCAGTAGGATATGGTTTAGGTTCTAGTGGAGCTGTTGCATTATCATTATCATATGCATTAGATGAAGCTCTCCAAACTAAATTAGAAAAAACAGTAATTGGAAAAATAGCGCATAACGCAGAAGTTAATTGTAAAACAGGTCTAGGAGATGTTTTAGCATCATATCATGGAGGATTTGAAATTCGTGTTAAACCAGGAGCTCCAGGTATAGGTCATGTTGAAAAAATATCAACAGAAAAAATATCAATCATCATGATTTGTTTTTCTCCAATTTCTACAAATAAATTCATCAAAGAACAATTATCTCAAATTAATGGATTAGGAGGAAAAATGGTAAATCGATTATTAGAATCAAAAAATTATGAAAATTTTCAAGATATGTCATTAGAATTTGCAGAATATGTCAACGTAATGACTCCAAGAATGCAAAAAGTGGTAGAAGAGTTATCAAATAAAAATATTAAATGTGGTATAGCTCTTTTTGGTGAAACCATTTTTTCAATGGTACCACAAAAAGAAGAAGCCAATGTAGTAGAAATTTTACAAAAATATTCTGATGGAATAATAATCCAATCAGAATTAGATGATAACGGAGCAAGAGTTCTCAATAATTAATAATCATGCCATTAATTCCAAAATCTCATCCAAGAGTAAAATCATTATTAATTCGTGAAAAATTAGTTAATGGATTTGATAAAGGATTAGTAGCTAAAGAAGGACTTTTGGCTCAAGGCAGAGGTGAAGCTTTTGATTATCTACTGGGAGAAAAAACAAACAAATCTGCATCACATGCAATCAAGGCTGCTGCAGCACAATTGCTTGTAGCAGAAATGCCTGTAATTTCAGTCAATGGAAATATTGCGGCACTGTGTCCAAAACAAATTGTCAAACTATCAAATCAGATTAAAGCCAATCTAGAGGTGAATCTATTCTACACTAATGAAAAAAGAAAACAGGCAATTGTTAAAATTCTCAAAAAAAACGGTGCAAATAAA is a window encoding:
- a CDS encoding pantoate kinase, with amino-acid sequence MEAKAFCPAHITGFFKAHLDGNQNNLENLGSMGAGFSIKQGVTTRVKIQNRKDQKTNFKITTNGYQSDKTDVSEFVLNEFLKLGEFSNNFFEIEHNISVPVGYGLGSSGAVALSLSYALDEALQTKLEKTVIGKIAHNAEVNCKTGLGDVLASYHGGFEIRVKPGAPGIGHVEKISTEKISIIMICFSPISTNKFIKEQLSQINGLGGKMVNRLLESKNYENFQDMSLEFAEYVNVMTPRMQKVVEELSNKNIKCGIALFGETIFSMVPQKEEANVVEILQKYSDGIIIQSELDDNGARVLNN